A section of the Metabacillus endolithicus genome encodes:
- a CDS encoding HAMP domain-containing methyl-accepting chemotaxis protein, producing MKIRHVLKNNVLKGFDRNLTIRKKLIIAFACILLVPSLAIGFISYQSAKSELQDSMLQTAKESVQLIDSSMNSQLIPIEKDIEYFAQTAKTANAKIDIEEISKIKLKFNQYIETKPGAQAIYIGTDTGEMIVSPTLQLPDDYDPRDRPWYTLAMENKGEVVITDPYIDANTNETSVTFAKVLNDGSGVVAVDVNLNVLKDMISVVKVGAERYYVTIVDETQTYLIHPSKQGEKVTGDWVGNLFKSNTGEFSYTIDGKAKEMDFITNELTGWKIAGTMYTSEISEAARGIFLKTLAVVLVSSILGAIVIFVIIRSILQPIRMLVASSEKIANGDLAVDINISSNDEVGQLSKSFNKMVENLRAVVVSLQTASERVSSSSEELIASADQSTAGTKQVTESIQQVASGAESQTLKIDANNAALDEVLQGILRISSSSSNVSDLAQATVSEAEVGGKFVKDSLEQMKFIHASVTESNKVIQSLSNRSQEIGKILDAISEIANQTNLLALNAAIEAARAGEHGKGFAVVADEVRKLAEQSQQSAGQISTLISSIQQDTNHSVQVMSEVSKNAEQGLSISTETSEKFDSILNRMNTMTPQIEEVSATVQQITAAIQEVTASANELAIIAKESSATSEEVAATTEQQLASMEEITAASKALTGMAEELQSIIDRFKV from the coding sequence ATGAAAATCCGTCATGTTTTAAAGAATAATGTATTAAAAGGTTTTGACAGAAATCTCACGATTAGAAAAAAATTAATCATTGCCTTCGCATGTATTTTATTAGTACCAAGTCTTGCTATAGGATTTATTTCTTATCAATCTGCAAAATCTGAATTACAAGATAGCATGCTTCAAACAGCTAAGGAAAGTGTGCAACTAATTGATTCCTCTATGAATTCACAGCTAATTCCTATAGAAAAGGACATTGAATATTTTGCTCAGACAGCAAAAACGGCTAATGCAAAAATTGATATCGAGGAAATTTCGAAAATTAAATTGAAATTTAATCAATATATTGAAACAAAACCTGGAGCACAAGCGATTTATATTGGAACTGATACGGGTGAAATGATTGTTTCACCAACACTTCAACTTCCTGATGATTATGACCCGCGTGATCGTCCTTGGTATACGTTGGCAATGGAGAATAAAGGAGAAGTTGTTATTACAGATCCGTATATCGATGCTAATACAAATGAAACATCAGTAACGTTTGCTAAAGTTTTAAATGATGGTTCAGGTGTAGTGGCTGTTGATGTGAACTTAAATGTACTAAAAGATATGATAAGTGTAGTGAAGGTTGGGGCAGAGAGGTACTACGTAACAATTGTTGATGAAACTCAAACATACTTAATTCATCCTTCTAAGCAAGGTGAAAAGGTAACAGGTGATTGGGTAGGAAATTTATTTAAAAGTAATACTGGTGAATTTTCCTATACTATAGATGGTAAAGCGAAGGAAATGGATTTTATTACAAATGAACTAACAGGCTGGAAGATTGCTGGTACGATGTATACTAGTGAAATCTCAGAAGCCGCTCGAGGAATATTTTTAAAAACATTAGCTGTAGTACTAGTATCCTCTATTCTCGGAGCTATCGTTATTTTTGTTATTATACGTTCTATTTTACAACCAATTCGTATGTTAGTTGCTTCTTCAGAAAAAATTGCTAATGGAGATTTAGCGGTTGATATTAACATTAGTTCTAATGATGAAGTAGGACAATTGTCCAAGAGCTTTAACAAAATGGTCGAAAATTTACGTGCAGTGGTTGTAAGTCTTCAAACAGCATCAGAAAGAGTGAGTTCCTCTTCTGAAGAGTTGATTGCTAGTGCAGACCAATCGACAGCTGGAACTAAACAAGTAACAGAATCAATCCAACAGGTAGCTAGTGGAGCCGAAAGCCAAACACTTAAAATTGATGCAAATAATGCTGCATTAGATGAAGTACTACAAGGAATTCTAAGGATTTCATCTAGCTCATCAAATGTTTCTGATTTAGCACAAGCAACTGTAAGTGAGGCAGAAGTTGGAGGGAAATTTGTTAAAGATAGCTTGGAGCAAATGAAGTTTATTCATGCCTCCGTGACAGAATCAAATAAAGTCATTCAATCATTATCCAACAGATCACAGGAAATCGGAAAGATCCTAGATGCCATTTCTGAAATTGCTAATCAAACAAATTTACTTGCATTAAATGCCGCAATTGAGGCAGCAAGAGCTGGTGAACATGGAAAAGGATTTGCAGTAGTAGCAGATGAAGTGCGCAAATTAGCAGAACAATCTCAACAATCAGCTGGTCAGATTTCTACACTAATTTCATCTATACAGCAAGACACAAATCATTCCGTACAGGTAATGAGTGAGGTATCTAAAAATGCAGAGCAGGGTTTATCAATATCAACAGAAACATCTGAAAAATTTGATTCGATATTGAATAGAATGAACACTATGACTCCGCAAATTGAAGAGGTTTCAGCAACTGTACAGCAAATAACAGCAGCTATTCAAGAAGTTACAGCATCAGCCAATGAGCTTGCTATTATTGCAAAAGAAAGTTCAGCAACATCTGAAGAAGTAGCGGCTACAACTGAGCAACAACTTGCTTCAATGGAGGAAATCACAGCAGCCTCAAAAGCTTTAACTGGAATGGCTGAAGAACTTCAATCAATTATTGATCGCTTTAAAGTATAA
- a CDS encoding exonuclease domain-containing protein codes for MTFDPFFFMRGKLGGSQSGQSQQQVAYLRQLQREMRVEETLNIPLTELNVIVFDIETTGFYPDQGDQIISIGAIKVKGDEIKEEETFYSLVRSEKPISNEISSLTGLTNEQLTTAPLLSETLFEFFRFAQDYTLVAHHANHEKMFLQHASWKLYRAPFKHRLVDMSFLYRIAEPELKLITLEECCKHNGIPIIGRHHALEDAKLTALLWSIYVNKLKRLGCESLKDLYERYTMV; via the coding sequence ATGACATTTGACCCGTTTTTTTTTATGAGAGGTAAGCTTGGTGGCTCTCAATCTGGCCAATCACAGCAACAAGTAGCCTACCTTAGACAATTACAACGTGAAATGAGGGTGGAGGAGACATTAAATATTCCTCTTACTGAATTAAACGTCATTGTTTTTGATATCGAAACAACAGGTTTTTATCCTGATCAAGGAGACCAAATTATTTCAATAGGTGCAATTAAAGTAAAGGGAGATGAAATTAAAGAAGAGGAAACCTTTTACTCACTTGTTCGCTCAGAAAAACCAATTTCCAATGAAATTAGTTCTTTGACAGGTCTAACAAACGAGCAATTAACAACTGCTCCACTGTTATCCGAAACCTTGTTTGAATTTTTTCGGTTTGCCCAGGACTATACACTTGTTGCTCATCATGCAAACCATGAAAAGATGTTTTTACAGCATGCCTCTTGGAAGCTTTACCGGGCACCATTTAAGCACCGTCTTGTAGATATGTCCTTCCTGTACCGAATCGCAGAGCCTGAACTAAAGCTTATTACTCTTGAAGAATGCTGCAAACATAATGGGATACCGATTATTGGTCGTCATCATGCTCTGGAGGATGCCAAGTTGACTGCTCTGTTATGGAGTATTTATGTTAATAAGCTTAAAAGATTAGGGTGTGAATCTTTAAAGGATTTATATGAACGTTATACAATGGTTTAA
- a CDS encoding metallophosphoesterase family protein, producing MKILVLGDTHIPKRAKKLPSIIKTVCKEVDRIIHVGDWQTIEVYEELSKFGTLDGVFGNVDSQDLMNVLPENKIITLRW from the coding sequence TTGAAAATCTTGGTTCTTGGAGACACACATATACCCAAACGTGCAAAAAAACTTCCATCTATTATTAAAACAGTGTGTAAGGAAGTGGATCGTATTATACATGTTGGAGATTGGCAAACAATTGAGGTGTATGAAGAACTTTCAAAGTTTGGAACACTTGACGGTGTTTTCGGAAATGTCGATAGCCAGGACTTAATGAACGTTTTACCTGAAAATAAAATAATAACACTCAGGTGGTAA
- a CDS encoding metallophosphoesterase family protein, which translates to MVHGHGKSQTTEKRAIAAFKDHNVDCILFGHSHIPFKKVVNGILLFNPGSATDKRRQSHYSYGILTITNEIHAEHKFYSVKE; encoded by the coding sequence ATAGTACATGGACATGGAAAGTCTCAAACAACAGAGAAACGTGCTATTGCAGCTTTTAAAGATCATAACGTTGATTGTATTTTATTTGGTCACTCTCATATTCCCTTTAAAAAGGTAGTAAATGGTATTCTTTTATTTAATCCGGGTTCTGCCACTGACAAAAGGAGACAAAGTCACTATTCATATGGAATTTTAACAATCACAAATGAGATTCACGCTGAACATAAGTTCTATAGTGTTAAAGAGTAA
- a CDS encoding TlpA family protein disulfide reductase, producing MKLREPMPELNGATKWLNGQVSREDLVGDKPTLIHFWSISCHLCKEAMPAVNEFRDQYSKKLNVLAVHMPRSEDDLNIDEIKKVAAEHDITQSIFVDNEHILTDTLENQYVPAYYVFDREGKLRHFQAGGSGMKMLEKRVNRVLAELESFAE from the coding sequence ATGAAATTACGTGAACCGATGCCTGAGTTAAACGGTGCAACGAAATGGCTCAATGGCCAAGTATCAAGAGAGGATTTGGTTGGAGATAAGCCGACTCTGATCCATTTTTGGTCAATTAGCTGTCACTTGTGTAAAGAAGCAATGCCTGCTGTGAATGAATTCCGCGATCAATATTCTAAGAAATTAAACGTTTTAGCTGTTCATATGCCTCGTTCTGAGGATGATTTAAATATTGATGAAATAAAAAAAGTTGCAGCTGAGCATGATATCACTCAGTCAATCTTTGTTGATAATGAGCATATACTAACAGATACTTTAGAAAATCAATATGTTCCTGCCTATTATGTTTTCGACAGGGAAGGAAAGCTTCGACATTTTCAAGCTGGTGGCAGCGGAATGAAAATGCTAGAAAAACGGGTGAATCGTGTTCTAGCTGAATTAGAATCATTTGCAGAGTAA
- a CDS encoding peroxiredoxin, translated as MGERMVGKQAPRFEMDAVMDDKEFGKVSLEENMKNDKWTVLFFYPMDFTFVCPTEITSLSDRYEEFEDLDAKVIGVSTDTIHTHLAWIKTDRKDNGLGDLNYPLAADTNHSVSRDYGVLIEEEGIALRGLFIINPEGETQYAVVNHNNIGRDVDETLRVLQALQTGGLCPANWKPGQSTL; from the coding sequence ATGGGTGAACGTATGGTGGGAAAACAAGCACCTCGATTTGAGATGGATGCAGTAATGGATGACAAAGAATTTGGAAAAGTTAGTTTAGAGGAAAATATGAAAAATGACAAATGGACTGTACTTTTCTTTTATCCAATGGACTTTACTTTTGTCTGTCCTACAGAAATAACGTCCCTATCTGATCGATATGAAGAGTTTGAAGATTTGGATGCTAAAGTAATTGGTGTTTCAACAGATACGATTCATACCCATCTGGCATGGATTAAGACTGATCGTAAAGATAATGGTTTGGGAGATTTAAACTATCCATTAGCAGCTGATACGAACCATTCTGTTTCCCGCGATTATGGTGTGTTAATTGAAGAAGAAGGTATTGCACTTCGTGGGTTGTTTATTATTAATCCAGAAGGTGAAACTCAATATGCTGTTGTTAACCATAACAATATTGGCCGTGATGTTGATGAAACACTACGTGTATTACAAGCTCTTCAAACAGGTGGACTTTGCCCGGCTAACTGGAAACCAGGTCAATCAACTCTATGA
- a CDS encoding molybdenum cofactor biosynthesis protein MoaE → MFEIVTNPISVKEMTNKVIRREAGAVTTFIGTVREFTYGKRTLSLEYQAYEKMAVKMLAQIGQEINEKWENSKVAITHRIGKLEISDIAVVIAVSTPHRKDAYEANEYAIERIKQIVPIWKKEIWENGEAWIGDQLEKTPYPSGKPLEDKHD, encoded by the coding sequence ATGTTTGAGATTGTAACAAATCCAATTTCAGTAAAAGAAATGACAAATAAGGTAATACGCAGGGAAGCGGGCGCAGTAACAACGTTTATTGGAACGGTAAGGGAATTTACATACGGTAAACGAACATTATCATTAGAATATCAAGCTTATGAAAAAATGGCTGTGAAAATGCTTGCTCAAATAGGTCAAGAAATAAATGAAAAATGGGAGAATTCAAAAGTAGCGATTACACACAGGATTGGAAAATTAGAGATTTCTGATATTGCTGTTGTTATTGCGGTTTCAACACCACATCGTAAAGATGCGTATGAAGCAAATGAATATGCAATAGAACGAATTAAACAAATTGTCCCAATCTGGAAAAAAGAAATATGGGAAAACGGCGAAGCATGGATTGGTGATCAATTAGAAAAAACACCATATCCAAGTGGAAAGCCATTGGAGGATAAACATGATTAA
- the mobB gene encoding molybdopterin-guanine dinucleotide biosynthesis protein B yields the protein MGRILQVVGFQNSGKTTFVTEYIKACVEAHLKVGTIKHHGHGGASLHHDQQKDTGKHRQAGAHVSLVEGNGSFILSTDKLSLTLTQMIILYNMFELDVILVEGFKFERYPKVVLLRGEEDIDLLDKLENVCCILAGFPLPKIYSGKFRIYSNMYECINWLINTKAGEYIDNSNV from the coding sequence TTGGGCAGAATCCTTCAAGTAGTCGGGTTTCAAAATAGTGGAAAAACGACATTTGTAACGGAATATATTAAAGCTTGTGTAGAAGCGCATTTAAAAGTAGGCACAATTAAGCATCATGGACATGGGGGAGCATCCCTTCATCATGATCAACAAAAAGATACAGGAAAGCATCGTCAAGCAGGAGCCCATGTTTCACTTGTTGAAGGCAATGGATCGTTTATTTTGTCTACAGACAAGTTAAGTTTAACTCTCACACAAATGATTATATTATATAATATGTTTGAACTAGACGTGATATTAGTTGAGGGTTTTAAATTTGAACGATATCCGAAAGTTGTTCTACTTCGAGGAGAAGAAGATATTGACCTGTTAGATAAGCTTGAAAATGTTTGTTGTATTCTAGCTGGCTTTCCTTTACCGAAAATTTACAGCGGAAAATTCAGGATTTATTCTAACATGTATGAGTGTATAAACTGGTTAATAAATACTAAAGCAGGTGAATATATTGACAATTCCAATGTTTGA
- the moaD gene encoding molybdopterin converting factor subunit 1 has product MIKVLLFAHLQEKIGTDNIVIEKNSLTVKELRDFVSQTYEVGSLENVMVAVNEEYALEEDLVQAGDTVAFIPPVSGG; this is encoded by the coding sequence ATGATTAAAGTACTTTTATTTGCTCACTTACAAGAAAAAATTGGAACGGACAATATTGTTATTGAAAAAAACTCACTAACGGTTAAAGAATTAAGAGATTTTGTTAGTCAAACGTATGAAGTAGGGTCACTTGAAAATGTTATGGTTGCTGTAAATGAAGAATATGCACTTGAAGAAGATCTTGTACAGGCAGGAGATACTGTTGCGTTTATACCACCTGTTAGTGGTGGATGA
- a CDS encoding H-type small acid-soluble spore protein, with the protein MNVNRAKEISSMGEMVNVQFEGESIYIQSVNEEQETARIFPINNPQAEKNVPVVRLTEL; encoded by the coding sequence ATGAATGTAAATCGCGCAAAAGAAATCTCAAGTATGGGTGAAATGGTGAATGTTCAATTTGAAGGAGAATCCATCTACATACAATCTGTGAACGAAGAGCAAGAAACTGCACGTATCTTTCCGATAAACAACCCTCAAGCAGAAAAAAACGTACCAGTTGTTCGTTTAACCGAACTATAA
- a CDS encoding YkuS family protein: MAKIGVEQSLSDVTSALQEKGYDVVQLKNENDAKGCDCCVITGQDSNVMGISNVVTAGSVIQASGMSADEICQQVESKINR, encoded by the coding sequence ATGGCAAAAATCGGTGTAGAACAATCACTATCTGATGTAACTTCTGCTTTACAAGAAAAAGGCTATGACGTTGTCCAATTAAAAAATGAAAATGATGCAAAAGGTTGTGACTGCTGTGTCATTACAGGACAGGATTCTAACGTAATGGGAATTAGTAATGTAGTGACAGCTGGATCTGTTATTCAGGCAAGCGGTATGTCTGCTGATGAAATCTGTCAGCAAGTTGAAAGCAAAATCAACCGTTAG
- a CDS encoding phosphatidylglycerol lysyltransferase domain-containing protein, translating into MSAIIFLLFFFISIAVIYLYSNQQPISENVFSSSFILSVMKKYGGTTLSHLLLLEDKQVFQAQGGSVLISYRKKGRRLFILGDPFGDKGKIEEGLNEFFSYASKRKLTPVFYQASEKYISFYEKHGYRVFKVGEEAKVNLKSFVIEGKKFGNIRNIKNKFTKDGYIFSVAHPPFCSSLLEEMKSVSNEWLNDRKEKGFSVSSFSEEYISYFPVSLFRDPNGRLIAFASLPSDYQKEETLSIDIMRYRNDSRGAMDMVFVSTILWAKEMGYTSCSLGMSPLSNVGVDNNSPFQEKIARYAFLNGCKFYNFKGFA; encoded by the coding sequence ATGAGCGCTATTATATTTTTACTATTTTTCTTCATTAGTATTGCAGTCATTTATTTATATTCTAACCAACAACCAATAAGTGAGAATGTTTTTAGTAGTTCTTTCATTCTGTCTGTTATGAAAAAATATGGTGGGACCACCCTTTCGCATCTTCTCCTATTAGAGGATAAACAGGTGTTTCAAGCGCAGGGGGGTTCTGTCCTAATTTCGTATAGAAAAAAGGGAAGAAGACTTTTTATCCTTGGTGATCCGTTTGGTGATAAGGGGAAAATTGAAGAAGGTTTAAATGAGTTTTTTTCTTATGCATCTAAAAGAAAATTAACACCGGTCTTCTATCAGGCAAGTGAAAAATATATTTCATTTTATGAAAAACACGGTTACCGAGTGTTTAAAGTCGGAGAAGAAGCTAAAGTGAATCTTAAAAGCTTTGTAATTGAAGGGAAAAAGTTCGGCAATATCCGAAATATTAAAAATAAATTTACAAAAGACGGATATATCTTTTCGGTTGCTCATCCACCGTTCTGTTCCAGTCTTTTAGAAGAAATGAAATCTGTTTCAAATGAATGGTTGAATGATCGAAAAGAAAAAGGTTTTTCTGTAAGTTCATTCTCCGAGGAATATATTAGTTATTTTCCGGTATCGCTCTTTCGTGATCCAAATGGACGTTTAATTGCCTTTGCAAGTCTGCCATCTGATTACCAAAAAGAAGAAACATTAAGTATTGATATAATGAGATATCGAAATGATAGTAGAGGTGCCATGGATATGGTGTTTGTATCAACGATTCTTTGGGCAAAAGAAATGGGTTATACATCATGTAGTCTTGGAATGTCCCCATTATCAAATGTGGGCGTTGACAATAACTCACCTTTTCAAGAGAAAATAGCCCGATATGCCTTTTTGAATGGATGTAAATTTTATAATTTTAAGGGCTTTGCGTAG
- a CDS encoding DUF294 nucleotidyltransferase-like domain-containing protein, which produces MHGAFDSYESIKKWKDNHIHNYGSNTIELNKFHDEMMKSASKVALFHLERNFGAPPCDFTWFITGSGGRIEQGIISDQDHGLVYKEKSERASKYFSALGEELSKGLHLIGYPYCEGNVMSSNPLWCKSLDDWEKQLIHWMDEKSWESIRFLQIFYDCRSLVGNDAFIKDLKNTIFEYRNTNPKLLQRFMDNIQHIKHSVGPLGQIYVEQSGQYEGCIDLKKAAFLPYVNAVRLLAMKEGVIETSTLERITILSKKDPYRQEMLYYKKNFEKLLEYRRLLFASAESYDDVHYLNIKKMTKEEKREIKSILKDGKKLHQYVQGIIDKGCLE; this is translated from the coding sequence ATGCACGGTGCATTTGATTCCTATGAATCAATTAAAAAGTGGAAAGACAATCATATCCACAATTATGGATCAAATACAATAGAGTTAAATAAATTTCATGATGAGATGATGAAGAGTGCTAGTAAAGTAGCACTCTTTCATCTTGAAAGGAACTTTGGGGCTCCACCTTGTGATTTTACATGGTTTATTACTGGGAGTGGTGGACGAATTGAACAAGGTATCATTAGCGATCAAGATCATGGCTTAGTTTACAAAGAAAAATCAGAACGTGCAAGCAAGTATTTCTCTGCCCTTGGAGAAGAATTGTCAAAAGGACTTCATTTAATCGGATATCCGTATTGTGAAGGAAACGTTATGAGCTCAAATCCTTTGTGGTGTAAATCATTAGATGACTGGGAAAAGCAGCTAATTCATTGGATGGATGAAAAGAGCTGGGAATCCATTCGATTTTTACAGATCTTTTATGACTGTAGAAGCTTAGTTGGAAATGATGCCTTTATAAAGGACTTAAAAAATACAATCTTTGAATATCGAAATACAAATCCTAAGCTTTTACAGCGATTTATGGATAATATTCAACATATTAAACATTCTGTTGGTCCATTAGGACAAATCTATGTAGAACAAAGTGGCCAGTATGAAGGATGTATTGATCTAAAAAAAGCAGCTTTTTTACCGTATGTTAATGCAGTTAGGTTACTAGCAATGAAAGAGGGAGTAATTGAAACCTCTACTCTCGAAAGAATTACCATCCTTAGTAAAAAAGATCCTTATCGACAAGAAATGCTTTATTATAAAAAGAATTTTGAAAAGCTCCTTGAATACCGAAGACTATTATTTGCAAGTGCTGAAAGTTATGATGATGTGCATTATTTAAACATTAAGAAAATGACCAAGGAAGAAAAAAGAGAGATAAAATCAATCTTAAAAGATGGTAAAAAACTGCATCAATATGTGCAGGGGATCATAGATAAAGGGTGTTTAGAATGA
- a CDS encoding ammonium transporter, whose translation MDSMFLMNSLWVMLSAILVIFMLGGFILLEAGSTRMKNAGHIAGKTIFTVGLASLVYWAVGYAFTFGGNGNFFVGLSDFFYSGAQAEGMGLSTAVFFVFQCAFACISITIALGGFAERAKLSIYLVFTILFSALIYPVIAHWIWGGGWLAEHGKQDFAGSTVVHLTGAMAAFAATILLKPRIGKYNKDGSANNIQGHNQVFTALGVLILWVGWFGFNAGSTVAVDEGFFGFVALNTNLAAGAGAVAALLISWMVLGKSDVPTMLNGALAGLVAITASCAFVDTWAAVVIGFIAGILVFYSARFFEKRKIDDPIFALSVHGVAGVWGTLSTGFFATPELASVGKPGLFYGGGFDQLGVQFMGVAVSGLYAFIVSFVILAIAKKVMNGLRVTEEEEVMGLDMSEHGSYGYPEVFASKNQNVGS comes from the coding sequence ATGGATTCAATGTTTTTAATGAACAGCTTGTGGGTCATGTTAAGTGCAATATTAGTTATTTTTATGCTAGGAGGATTTATTCTACTTGAAGCAGGGTCAACAAGAATGAAAAATGCAGGTCATATTGCAGGTAAGACAATTTTCACGGTCGGCCTTGCTTCATTAGTTTACTGGGCGGTAGGGTATGCATTTACTTTTGGTGGAAATGGTAATTTCTTTGTCGGGTTATCTGATTTCTTCTATTCAGGAGCACAAGCAGAAGGAATGGGATTATCCACAGCAGTATTCTTTGTTTTCCAATGTGCATTTGCCTGTATCTCAATTACAATTGCTTTAGGTGGATTTGCAGAACGTGCTAAATTATCAATTTATCTAGTTTTTACTATCTTATTCTCAGCTCTTATTTATCCGGTTATTGCTCATTGGATTTGGGGTGGCGGTTGGTTAGCAGAACATGGTAAACAAGACTTTGCCGGATCAACAGTTGTTCACTTAACAGGTGCTATGGCAGCATTTGCAGCAACAATTTTATTAAAACCTCGTATTGGAAAATACAATAAAGATGGCTCAGCTAATAACATTCAAGGTCATAACCAAGTATTCACAGCTTTAGGTGTTCTTATCCTTTGGGTAGGTTGGTTCGGATTTAATGCAGGTAGTACTGTAGCAGTTGATGAAGGTTTCTTCGGATTTGTTGCTTTAAACACGAACTTAGCTGCTGGAGCAGGTGCAGTTGCAGCACTTCTTATTTCTTGGATGGTTTTAGGGAAATCAGATGTTCCAACAATGTTAAACGGTGCTTTAGCAGGTTTAGTTGCTATTACAGCATCATGTGCATTCGTTGATACTTGGGCAGCAGTCGTCATTGGTTTTATAGCTGGTATTTTAGTATTCTATAGTGCAAGATTCTTTGAAAAGAGAAAAATTGACGATCCAATCTTTGCTTTATCTGTACACGGTGTTGCTGGTGTATGGGGAACTTTATCAACAGGCTTCTTTGCAACACCAGAACTAGCATCTGTTGGTAAGCCTGGTTTATTCTATGGTGGCGGATTTGATCAACTTGGCGTACAATTTATGGGTGTAGCAGTATCTGGTCTTTATGCATTCATTGTATCTTTTGTTATCTTAGCAATTGCTAAGAAAGTAATGAATGGTCTTCGTGTAACAGAAGAAGAGGAAGTAATGGGATTAGATATGAGTGAACACGGAAGCTATGGTTACCCAGAAGTGTTTGCTTCAAAGAATCAGAATGTTGGCTCATAA
- a CDS encoding molybdenum cofactor guanylyltransferase, with protein sequence MIETLGVLLAGGQSRRFGSPKAFATYKGKEFWEYSLQALKSSTESQAIISHPSLIEKFKKQTNIKVLYDDPIVQGKGPLAGIYTAMKDEKAEWFVFLSCDIPLITDKVLSTLLTYRSEGAKIIIPKINGELHPLIGIYHYSIQSVVEKQLLNNELKMMSLFEKVPVYYVLQHQLGVESKIFSNINSPNDYVEILKNDKIAESD encoded by the coding sequence TTGATTGAAACATTAGGTGTTTTACTCGCTGGAGGTCAATCACGTAGATTCGGAAGTCCAAAAGCATTTGCTACATACAAAGGTAAGGAATTTTGGGAATATTCCTTACAAGCACTCAAAAGTTCGACAGAAAGCCAAGCAATTATAAGTCACCCTAGCTTAATAGAAAAATTCAAAAAACAAACGAATATAAAAGTTTTGTATGATGATCCAATAGTACAGGGGAAAGGACCGCTTGCTGGAATTTATACTGCAATGAAAGATGAAAAAGCTGAATGGTTTGTGTTTCTTTCCTGTGATATTCCTTTAATAACAGATAAAGTGTTATCAACACTCCTAACATATAGAAGTGAAGGTGCAAAAATAATTATCCCTAAAATAAATGGCGAACTTCATCCGTTAATAGGAATCTATCACTATTCAATACAGTCTGTTGTAGAGAAGCAGCTATTAAACAATGAGCTAAAGATGATGTCATTGTTTGAAAAGGTCCCAGTTTATTATGTCTTACAACATCAATTAGGTGTAGAATCTAAAATATTTAGTAACATAAACTCACCAAATGATTATGTTGAAATTCTAAAAAATGATAAAATAGCAGAATCTGATTAA
- a CDS encoding DUF6509 family protein, with protein sequence MKIIESTIEKLDDPFGILSGDRYEIFLTLDVDEEDELFSEHGIKLKLIFAVYQDQYNIAQYDFIEMTTEKFLDFGLEEDEEKEIVAHCLELVSTL encoded by the coding sequence ATGAAAATCATTGAATCAACAATTGAAAAATTAGATGACCCATTCGGCATTCTTTCCGGAGATCGTTACGAGATTTTCCTTACATTAGATGTAGATGAGGAGGATGAGTTGTTTAGTGAACACGGAATTAAACTTAAATTAATATTTGCCGTTTACCAAGATCAATACAATATTGCACAATATGATTTCATTGAGATGACAACAGAAAAATTTTTAGATTTCGGTCTTGAAGAAGATGAAGAAAAAGAAATTGTTGCACATTGTTTGGAGCTTGTTTCAACACTATAA